One Trueperaceae bacterium DNA segment encodes these proteins:
- a CDS encoding MFS transporter: MPTPDAAPRGAPTQPPVSRRGVLLFSFAAFLLIGALQALYGPSFPLLRERFGIGPEWVSMAVSAQFLGSFVGIVFSSQLLRAVGYRGVLAGAAAALALGGVVVAAAPTWAFVLAGAFLAGAGAGLLNVACNLLVAVTFRPRAAPALNLINALFGVGAVVGPLLVTATEPRFALPFLVVAVAAALLLPWVARLGVPAVAGLGADAAPVAWGSLAGFVLLYVFYVSVEVGVTSWQTEFLTPHFGASAAAFTSLYWAAITVGRFAAAPISARLPSQRMVLYAAAATLVFMIASHRVPSAPIAFALVGLSLAPIFPTALAWLTEVFPQRADQVTPVVVAAANFGPAISAPLIGLFVRAEGPQVVPTVLSGLALLLLLIVTWLARRTRGRA; this comes from the coding sequence ATGCCCACCCCCGACGCCGCCCCGCGGGGCGCCCCCACCCAGCCCCCCGTCTCGCGCCGCGGCGTCCTCCTCTTCAGCTTCGCGGCGTTCCTCCTGATCGGGGCGTTGCAGGCCCTGTACGGACCCTCCTTCCCGCTCCTGCGGGAGCGCTTCGGGATAGGCCCCGAGTGGGTGAGCATGGCGGTGAGCGCCCAGTTCCTCGGGTCGTTCGTCGGCATCGTGTTCTCGAGTCAGCTCCTGCGCGCGGTCGGGTACAGGGGCGTGCTCGCCGGCGCCGCCGCTGCCCTCGCCCTGGGCGGGGTCGTCGTGGCGGCGGCGCCCACCTGGGCCTTCGTGCTCGCCGGCGCCTTCCTAGCCGGCGCCGGTGCCGGGCTACTGAACGTGGCGTGCAACCTGCTGGTGGCCGTCACGTTCAGGCCGCGAGCGGCCCCCGCGCTCAACCTCATAAACGCGCTCTTCGGGGTGGGGGCGGTGGTCGGCCCGCTGCTCGTCACCGCCACCGAGCCGCGCTTCGCCCTGCCGTTCCTGGTGGTAGCGGTGGCCGCCGCGCTGCTGCTCCCCTGGGTGGCGCGCTTGGGCGTCCCCGCGGTGGCGGGGCTCGGCGCCGACGCCGCCCCGGTGGCGTGGGGCAGCCTGGCCGGGTTCGTGCTGCTCTACGTGTTCTACGTGTCGGTCGAGGTGGGGGTGACCTCGTGGCAGACGGAGTTCCTCACCCCGCACTTCGGGGCGTCGGCCGCCGCCTTCACGTCGTTGTACTGGGCCGCCATCACCGTCGGGCGGTTCGCGGCCGCCCCCATCTCGGCCCGCCTACCCTCGCAGCGGATGGTCCTCTACGCGGCGGCGGCAACCCTGGTCTTCATGATCGCTTCGCACCGCGTTCCGTCGGCACCCATCGCGTTCGCGCTCGTTGGGCTGAGCCTCGCCCCGATCTTCCCGACCGCGCTCGCCTGGCTGACCGAGGTGTTCCCGCAGCGCGCCGACCAGGTGACCCCCGTCGTGGTGGCGGCCGCGAACTTCGGGCCGGCCATCAGCGCGCCCCTGATAGGCCTCTTCGTGCGGGCCGAGGGGCCACAGGTCGTGCCTACCGTGCTGTCGGGCTTGGCCCTGCTACTGCTCCTGATCGTGACGTGGTTGGCGCGGCGGACCCGAGGTCGAGCCTGA
- the alaS gene encoding alanine--tRNA ligase produces the protein MNDLREKYLRFFQSRGHLIHPSAPLKSDDPTLMFTSAGMVQFKPYFLGATPKFAGHDGTWHRVTTAQKCLRINDIENVGRTLRHHSFFEMLGNFSFGDYFKAEASAWAWEFATSPEYLGLDPERLYVTVYQDDDEAYGIWRDRVGVPAERISRWGEDENFWPANAVSHGPNGPCGPCSEVFYDRGPTFGTPDEAGPNTGSGDRYIEFWNLVFTQYDRQDGGHLEPLPQKNIDTGLGFERLVAMMTGKEDAYATELFQPTIRRVTALTGVPYQGPRSVSHRVIADHVRAVTFAVADGVMPANDGAGYVVKMLTRRASRHAWLLGLREPSLHKLVDQVVESMGDAYPELADGAERVKGIVQAEEEQFLRTLDAGIGRVGALLDGLGAAVMPGAVAFDLWQTYGFPLDLTREMAAERGVEVDGAGYEAAREAARQLSRGGATGRELFTATSDAIGKVAERLGEVESLAYTDDSAEARVAALVTPGDDARELSALGEGETGTVVLDRTPFYAEGGGQVGDAGVLEWPGGKAVVSTTTRSRHGLVLHRARVVRGVLAIDDVVTARVDPARRETQKHHSVTHLLHAALRAVLGDHVAQAGSLVVPDRLRFDFSHPHAVTPDELREVELLVNRWIQADLPVDWRVVPIATARAAGAMMLFGEKYGDEVRMVSMGDVSRELCGGTHVGRTGEIGAFFVVAEEAVSAGVRRVEARAGLAAIEHLQELRLTQARLAARLGGRPAQLEERLERLQADHKESLKEAARLRDRLAAAQTGGGAAANPVREAGGYRYVTALLDGLDGAALRNAADALLTRSGADVVVVASAQEGAGGALVAKVSAAAQARGANAGRLVRAAAASAGGSGGGRADMAQAGVKDAARLGEALAAVGGALAGG, from the coding sequence ATCAACGACCTGCGCGAGAAGTACCTGCGCTTCTTCCAGTCCCGCGGGCACCTGATACACCCCTCGGCGCCGCTCAAGAGCGACGACCCCACCCTCATGTTCACGAGCGCGGGCATGGTGCAGTTCAAGCCGTACTTCCTGGGCGCCACTCCCAAGTTCGCGGGTCACGACGGCACCTGGCACCGCGTCACCACCGCCCAGAAGTGCCTGCGGATCAACGACATCGAGAACGTTGGCCGCACGCTCAGGCACCACTCGTTCTTCGAGATGCTCGGCAACTTCTCGTTCGGCGACTACTTCAAGGCGGAGGCGTCGGCCTGGGCGTGGGAGTTCGCCACCTCCCCCGAGTACCTCGGCCTCGACCCAGAGCGCCTCTACGTGACGGTCTACCAGGACGACGACGAGGCGTACGGCATCTGGCGCGACCGCGTCGGGGTGCCGGCCGAGCGCATCAGCCGCTGGGGCGAGGACGAGAACTTCTGGCCCGCCAACGCCGTCAGCCACGGTCCCAACGGTCCCTGCGGGCCGTGCTCCGAGGTGTTCTACGACCGGGGTCCGACCTTCGGCACGCCGGACGAGGCCGGCCCCAACACGGGCTCGGGCGACCGGTACATCGAGTTCTGGAACCTGGTGTTCACCCAGTACGACCGCCAGGACGGCGGCCACCTCGAACCGCTACCCCAGAAGAACATCGACACGGGCCTCGGCTTCGAGCGCCTGGTGGCCATGATGACGGGCAAGGAGGACGCTTACGCCACCGAGCTGTTCCAGCCGACGATACGGCGGGTGACGGCTCTCACGGGCGTCCCGTACCAGGGCCCGAGGTCCGTGTCGCACCGCGTGATAGCCGACCACGTCCGCGCCGTGACCTTCGCCGTCGCCGACGGCGTGATGCCCGCCAACGACGGGGCGGGTTACGTCGTCAAGATGCTCACGCGGCGCGCCTCTCGCCACGCCTGGCTGCTGGGCCTGCGCGAGCCGTCCCTTCACAAGCTCGTCGACCAGGTCGTCGAGTCCATGGGCGACGCCTACCCGGAGCTGGCCGACGGGGCGGAGCGGGTGAAGGGGATCGTGCAGGCGGAGGAGGAGCAGTTCCTGCGCACGCTCGACGCCGGCATCGGCCGGGTTGGCGCGCTGCTCGACGGCCTGGGCGCCGCCGTCATGCCCGGCGCCGTGGCGTTCGACCTGTGGCAGACCTACGGCTTCCCGCTGGACCTGACGCGCGAGATGGCAGCCGAGCGCGGCGTCGAGGTCGACGGCGCCGGTTACGAGGCGGCGCGCGAGGCGGCGCGGCAGCTCTCCCGCGGCGGCGCGACCGGCCGGGAGCTGTTCACGGCGACCAGCGACGCCATCGGCAAGGTCGCCGAGCGCCTGGGCGAGGTCGAGTCATTGGCATACACCGACGACTCGGCCGAGGCGCGGGTGGCGGCGTTGGTGACGCCGGGCGACGACGCGCGGGAGCTGAGCGCGCTGGGCGAGGGCGAGACGGGCACGGTGGTGCTGGACCGCACGCCCTTCTACGCGGAGGGTGGCGGCCAGGTCGGCGACGCCGGCGTCCTGGAGTGGCCGGGGGGCAAGGCGGTGGTGTCGACCACGACGCGCTCGCGGCACGGGCTGGTACTCCACCGGGCCCGCGTGGTGCGCGGCGTCCTCGCGATCGACGACGTCGTCACGGCGCGGGTGGACCCGGCGCGGCGCGAGACGCAGAAGCACCACTCCGTAACGCACCTCCTGCACGCCGCGTTGCGGGCCGTCCTCGGCGACCACGTCGCGCAGGCCGGCTCGCTCGTGGTGCCGGATCGGCTGCGCTTCGACTTCTCGCACCCGCACGCCGTCACGCCCGACGAGCTGCGCGAGGTCGAGCTCCTCGTGAACCGCTGGATCCAGGCCGACCTGCCCGTCGACTGGCGGGTAGTGCCCATCGCGACGGCCCGAGCGGCGGGCGCCATGATGCTCTTCGGCGAGAAGTACGGCGACGAGGTCCGGATGGTGAGCATGGGCGACGTCTCCCGCGAGCTGTGCGGCGGCACCCACGTCGGGCGCACGGGCGAGATCGGCGCGTTCTTCGTCGTGGCGGAGGAGGCCGTGTCGGCCGGCGTGCGGCGCGTGGAGGCTCGCGCCGGCCTCGCGGCCATCGAGCACCTGCAGGAGCTGCGCCTGACCCAGGCACGGCTGGCGGCTCGGCTTGGCGGCCGGCCCGCGCAGCTGGAGGAGCGCCTCGAGAGACTGCAGGCCGACCACAAGGAGTCCCTCAAGGAGGCTGCGCGCCTCCGCGACCGCCTGGCCGCAGCGCAGACGGGCGGTGGCGCCGCCGCCAACCCCGTCCGGGAGGCCGGCGGTTACCGCTACGTGACGGCCCTGCTCGACGGGCTCGACGGCGCTGCACTTCGCAACGCCGCCGACGCGCTCCTCACCAGGAGCGGCGCCGACGTGGTGGTGGTGGCCTCGGCCCAGGAGGGCGCGGGCGGCGCGCTGGTGGCCAAGGTGTCGGCCGCCGCGCAGGCGCGCGGCGCCAACGCCGGCCGGCTCGTCAGGGCGGCCGCGGCCAGCGCGGGCGGTAGCGGCGGCGGCCGCGCCGACATGGCGCAGGCCGGCGTCAAGGACGCGGCGCGGCTCGGCGAGGCGTTGGCGGCCGTCGGCGGCGCGTTGGCGGGCGGCTGA
- the deoC gene encoding deoxyribose-phosphate aldolase yields MTISPHETPPPAAPSAAARAGFEPLPRNEGTALTLDWVEGVQVNRSAVERRAATLATRRSVKKEWQAAWLLKAVTLIDLTTLSGDDTPGRVRRLCAKAVRPVRQDLLEALGMGDVRITTGAVCVYHDMVPTAVAALRGSGVPVAAVSTGFPAGLSPLETRIEEVRRSVAAGATEIDIVISRRHALMHDWEALYDELRRFREACGQAHMKAILATGELGTLRNVHRASLVAMMAGADFVKTSTGKEVENATLPVSLVMTRAIREYYERTGYAVGFKPAGGLRTAKDAMAWLILVKEELGRRWLEPDLFRMGASSLLADIERQLEHHVTGRYSATYRHPLG; encoded by the coding sequence ATGACCATCTCACCGCACGAAACGCCGCCACCAGCGGCGCCCTCCGCCGCGGCGCGGGCGGGGTTCGAGCCGCTGCCCCGCAACGAGGGCACCGCGCTCACGCTCGACTGGGTCGAGGGAGTGCAGGTCAACCGCAGCGCCGTGGAGCGCCGCGCCGCCACCCTCGCCACGAGGCGCAGCGTCAAGAAGGAGTGGCAGGCGGCGTGGCTGCTCAAGGCCGTCACGCTCATCGACCTGACCACCCTCTCGGGCGACGACACCCCCGGCCGGGTGCGGCGGCTCTGCGCCAAGGCAGTGCGGCCGGTGCGCCAGGACCTGCTGGAGGCGCTCGGCATGGGCGACGTTCGCATCACGACCGGTGCGGTCTGCGTCTACCACGACATGGTCCCCACCGCGGTCGCGGCGCTGCGCGGCAGCGGCGTGCCAGTCGCCGCCGTGTCGACCGGCTTCCCGGCCGGTCTCTCGCCCCTCGAGACGCGCATCGAGGAGGTGCGCCGCTCGGTGGCGGCGGGCGCCACGGAGATCGACATCGTCATCTCGCGCCGCCACGCGCTCATGCACGACTGGGAGGCGCTCTACGACGAGCTCAGGCGCTTCCGGGAGGCGTGCGGGCAAGCTCACATGAAGGCGATCCTCGCGACGGGCGAGCTGGGCACGCTGCGCAACGTGCACCGCGCCAGCCTCGTGGCCATGATGGCTGGCGCCGACTTCGTCAAGACCTCGACGGGCAAGGAGGTCGAGAACGCCACCCTGCCCGTTAGCCTCGTCATGACGCGCGCCATCCGCGAGTACTACGAACGCACCGGTTACGCCGTCGGGTTCAAGCCGGCCGGTGGGCTGCGCACCGCCAAGGACGCCATGGCCTGGCTCATCCTCGTGAAGGAGGAGCTCGGGCGCCGCTGGCTCGAGCCCGACCTGTTCCGCATGGGCGCCAGCTCCTTGCTGGCCGACATCGAGCGCCAGCTCGAGCACCACGTGACGGGGCGTTACTCCGCCACGTACCGGCACCCGCTCGGATGA
- a CDS encoding D-cysteine desulfhydrase, whose protein sequence is MQLSRFPRRRYTAGPTPLEPLPRLSAHLGGPRLWIKRDDLLGLAAGGNKTRKLEFLVADALEQGADTLVTTGAVQSNHCRLTLAAAVREGLSCRLVLEERVPASYDENATGNNFLFRLLGAEAITVVPAGTDLGAAMQAVAAEVAAVGRKAYVIPGGGSNARGALGYVACAQELMQQAFDAGLAFSHLVTASGSGGTHAGIVAGLTGTSAGVSVTGISVRAPKAPQEEKILGLARAAAELAGSQRAPTAADVVVLDDYVGGGYSIPTDEMVEAVQLFARQDGVLLDPVYTGKAAAGLVDLVRRGAFERDEDVVFLHTGGSPALYAYQDVLLGR, encoded by the coding sequence ATGCAACTCTCCCGCTTCCCCCGCCGCCGCTACACGGCGGGCCCCACGCCGCTCGAACCCCTGCCGCGCCTCAGCGCGCACCTCGGCGGTCCACGGCTCTGGATCAAGCGCGACGACCTGCTCGGCCTGGCGGCGGGCGGCAACAAGACGCGCAAGCTCGAGTTCCTCGTGGCCGACGCCCTGGAGCAGGGCGCCGACACGCTGGTGACCACGGGGGCGGTGCAGTCGAACCACTGCCGCCTGACGCTCGCCGCGGCCGTGAGGGAGGGGCTGTCGTGCCGGCTCGTGCTGGAGGAGCGGGTGCCCGCCAGCTACGACGAGAACGCGACCGGCAACAACTTCCTGTTCCGCCTGCTCGGGGCCGAGGCCATCACGGTCGTGCCTGCGGGCACGGACCTGGGGGCGGCCATGCAGGCGGTGGCCGCCGAGGTGGCGGCGGTCGGCCGCAAGGCGTACGTGATACCTGGCGGCGGGTCCAACGCCCGAGGCGCCCTCGGCTACGTCGCTTGCGCCCAAGAGCTCATGCAGCAGGCGTTCGACGCCGGCCTGGCGTTCTCGCACCTCGTCACGGCCAGCGGCAGCGGCGGCACCCACGCCGGGATCGTGGCGGGCCTCACCGGCACCAGCGCCGGCGTCAGCGTGACGGGGATCAGCGTGCGGGCGCCCAAGGCGCCGCAGGAGGAGAAGATCCTCGGCCTGGCGCGCGCCGCCGCCGAGCTCGCCGGCTCCCAGCGCGCGCCCACGGCCGCCGACGTCGTCGTGCTCGACGACTACGTGGGGGGCGGCTACTCCATCCCGACGGACGAGATGGTCGAGGCGGTGCAGCTCTTCGCGCGCCAAGACGGCGTCCTGCTCGACCCCGTCTACACCGGCAAGGCCGCCGCCGGGCTCGTCGACCTCGTGCGTCGCGGCGCCTTCGAGCGCGACGAGGACGTGGTGTTCCTCCACACCGGTGGCAGCCCGGCCCTCTACGCCTACCAGGACGTCCTCCTCGGCCGATGA
- the phnE gene encoding phosphonate ABC transporter, permease protein PhnE, with amino-acid sequence MAGVRTTRPLPTDLPAAPAHVRRNQALLAAGAVALAVLFVITLVTMDLPPWSRVELGIKRNAMPLLRGLVRPDTQVFGLAWKSMVETFFMAILGTALGAVLAFPLSFLAAGNLLGGTRWALPGKGLLVAVRTFPEIVLAVIFVAAAGPGPTAGIMAMGIHSIGYLGKVFSDVIEGIDRGPMEAITAAGGNKLHAFLYAVVPQVLPEFLSNVLYRFEITLRAAAVLGMVGAGGIGLPLIQRLQFRRWAEVSMLLLVIVAFIIVVDAVSSRIRRRLV; translated from the coding sequence ATGGCCGGCGTCCGCACCACCCGCCCGCTACCGACCGACCTGCCCGCCGCGCCCGCGCACGTCAGGCGCAACCAGGCCCTGCTCGCCGCCGGGGCGGTCGCCCTGGCCGTGCTGTTCGTGATCACGCTCGTGACCATGGACCTGCCCCCCTGGTCGCGGGTGGAGCTCGGCATCAAGCGCAACGCCATGCCCCTGCTGCGCGGCCTGGTGCGTCCGGACACGCAGGTGTTCGGGCTCGCCTGGAAGTCGATGGTCGAGACGTTCTTCATGGCCATCCTCGGCACCGCCCTGGGCGCGGTGCTCGCCTTCCCGCTCTCCTTCCTCGCGGCCGGCAACCTCCTCGGCGGGACCCGCTGGGCGTTGCCCGGCAAGGGCCTGCTCGTCGCCGTGCGCACGTTCCCCGAGATCGTGCTGGCGGTCATCTTCGTGGCGGCCGCCGGTCCCGGGCCGACCGCCGGGATCATGGCCATGGGCATCCACTCCATCGGCTACTTGGGCAAGGTCTTCTCGGACGTGATCGAGGGGATCGATCGTGGGCCCATGGAGGCGATCACGGCCGCGGGCGGCAACAAGCTCCACGCGTTCCTGTACGCGGTGGTGCCCCAAGTACTGCCGGAGTTCCTCTCCAACGTCCTCTACCGCTTCGAGATCACCCTCCGCGCCGCGGCCGTGCTCGGCATGGTCGGCGCGGGCGGGATCGGCCTGCCGCTCATCCAGCGCCTGCAGTTCCGCCGCTGGGCCGAGGTGTCGATGTTGCTCCTGGTGATCGTCGCGTTCATCATCGTGGTCGACGCCGTCAGCTCGCGGATCAGGCGCCGCCTCGT
- the phnE gene encoding phosphonate ABC transporter, permease protein PhnE, with amino-acid sequence MLDAGLPRPPRAGAIKSWLTLAAVAALIGLALRQTNFNLPALFTGAYDFFRFFGRMAPDLTALPQIWGPLLQTIQIAYVATVIGSLIAVPLIFLASANTAVNPVTMWVARTLLTVLRSIPDLLWAAIFVAVLGLGALPGVVALTFFSVGVLAKLGSETVEAVDPGPLEALRAVGAGRNRTIVFAVIPQIAATMVSYILYVFEINVRASVVIGFVGAGGIGVLLQTYMGFFDYPGLGTLIVVVFVVVLAIDGFSVWARSRLI; translated from the coding sequence GTGCTTGACGCCGGCCTGCCGCGTCCGCCTCGCGCGGGCGCCATCAAGTCGTGGCTCACGCTGGCGGCCGTCGCCGCCCTGATCGGCCTGGCGCTGCGGCAGACCAACTTCAACCTGCCGGCCCTGTTCACGGGCGCCTACGACTTCTTCCGGTTCTTCGGCCGCATGGCGCCGGACCTCACGGCGCTGCCCCAGATCTGGGGACCGCTGCTGCAGACCATCCAGATCGCCTACGTCGCCACGGTGATCGGCAGCCTGATCGCCGTCCCCCTGATCTTCCTCGCCTCGGCGAACACCGCCGTCAACCCGGTCACCATGTGGGTGGCGCGGACGCTGTTGACGGTGCTCAGGAGCATCCCCGACCTGTTGTGGGCCGCCATCTTCGTGGCGGTCCTCGGCCTGGGCGCCCTCCCCGGCGTCGTGGCGCTGACCTTCTTCTCCGTCGGCGTCCTCGCCAAGCTCGGCTCCGAGACGGTGGAGGCCGTCGACCCCGGACCTCTCGAGGCGCTGCGCGCCGTGGGCGCCGGGCGCAACCGCACGATCGTCTTCGCCGTCATCCCGCAGATCGCGGCCACGATGGTCTCCTACATCCTCTACGTCTTCGAGATAAACGTGCGCGCCAGCGTCGTCATCGGCTTCGTCGGCGCCGGCGGCATCGGTGTGTTGCTGCAGACCTACATGGGCTTCTTCGACTACCCGGGGCTGGGCACGCTGATCGTGGTCGTGTTCGTCGTGGTGCTCGCCATCGACGGCTTCAGCGTCTGGGCGCGCTCGCGCCTCATCTGA
- a CDS encoding phosphate/phosphite/phosphonate ABC transporter substrate-binding protein, translating into MKRLISTLVALVLGATLFVGTAQAQGDVPSKLVIGMVPSREAGAIVDSLDPIAAMLSERLLIPVETFVATNFVGLVEAVGTGRVDVGLFGPAGVVQAIDNYGAQVILASVRQGATSYRAQFNVRCDSGITEFSQLRGKTIAFVDPGSASGYQFPYVTLKNTYGINPDTDMTAIFAGSHDAAALAVYNGDVDVSVTFGGSPGSDGRETIEAEHPDVKDVVCILGYSDYIPNDGAVARKGLDPELITQIQDAMIDIANTPEGKELTKTLFNVTEFARVDPSAYDIVREVSATFKR; encoded by the coding sequence GTGAAAAGGCTAATCTCCACCCTAGTTGCACTCGTGTTGGGCGCCACGCTCTTCGTGGGCACGGCGCAGGCGCAGGGCGACGTCCCGTCCAAGCTCGTCATCGGCATGGTTCCGAGCCGCGAGGCCGGCGCCATCGTCGATAGCCTCGACCCGATCGCGGCGATGCTCTCCGAGCGCCTCCTCATCCCGGTCGAGACGTTCGTTGCCACCAACTTCGTCGGCCTCGTCGAGGCGGTCGGCACCGGTCGCGTCGACGTGGGGCTCTTCGGTCCCGCCGGCGTCGTGCAGGCCATCGACAACTACGGCGCGCAGGTGATCCTCGCCTCGGTGCGCCAGGGCGCAACCTCCTACCGCGCTCAGTTCAACGTGCGCTGCGACAGCGGCATCACGGAGTTCAGCCAGCTCAGGGGCAAGACGATCGCCTTCGTCGACCCCGGCTCCGCCTCCGGTTACCAGTTCCCGTACGTGACCCTGAAGAACACCTACGGCATCAACCCCGACACCGACATGACGGCCATCTTCGCGGGCTCGCACGACGCCGCGGCCCTCGCCGTCTACAACGGCGACGTGGACGTGTCGGTCACCTTCGGCGGCTCGCCCGGCTCCGACGGCCGCGAGACCATCGAGGCGGAACACCCCGACGTCAAGGACGTGGTGTGCATCCTCGGCTACTCCGACTACATCCCCAACGACGGCGCCGTGGCGCGCAAGGGCCTCGACCCCGAGCTCATCACGCAGATCCAGGACGCCATGATCGACATCGCCAACACGCCGGAGGGCAAGGAACTCACGAAGACGCTCTTCAACGTCACCGAGTTCGCCCGCGTCGACCCCTCCGCGTACGACATCGTGCGCGAGGTCTCCGCGACCTTCAAGCGCTGA
- a CDS encoding amino acid racemase, with amino-acid sequence MTRQGAARRPVLGILGGLGPAASVDFYAKLVAATPAAGDQDHLHLVLLSDPRVPDRNAGVAGTGPSPGPGLADMARRLELAGAEVLFMVCNTAHAFADEVRRAVAAPLVSIVDEAVAATLTAAPGAAAVGVLAAAGAQDARLYPSAFAARGVTVLEPTGADRAAFMALLYRVKGGDTGPDVRAGMLALARTLVDAGAEALVAGCTEVPLVLARGDLAAAGLEVPLVASTDALVAAAVAIGTGIRPVPPPLRPGA; translated from the coding sequence ATGACGCGGCAGGGCGCCGCGCGGCGGCCCGTGCTTGGCATCCTGGGTGGCCTCGGACCGGCCGCCTCCGTGGACTTCTACGCCAAGCTGGTGGCGGCCACGCCGGCCGCCGGCGACCAGGACCACCTGCACCTGGTGCTCCTCTCCGACCCGCGCGTGCCCGACCGCAACGCCGGCGTGGCAGGCACGGGGCCGAGTCCGGGGCCTGGGCTGGCGGACATGGCCAGGCGCCTGGAGCTGGCGGGCGCGGAGGTCCTGTTCATGGTCTGCAACACGGCGCACGCCTTCGCTGACGAGGTCCGACGGGCCGTGGCGGCGCCCCTCGTCAGCATCGTCGACGAGGCGGTCGCCGCCACGCTGACCGCCGCGCCCGGAGCGGCGGCCGTGGGAGTGCTGGCGGCCGCCGGCGCGCAGGACGCCCGCCTCTACCCCAGCGCCTTCGCCGCGCGCGGCGTGACCGTCCTGGAACCGACCGGAGCCGACCGAGCCGCGTTCATGGCGCTCCTCTACCGCGTCAAGGGCGGCGACACGGGCCCGGACGTCAGGGCGGGCATGCTGGCGCTGGCGCGGACGCTGGTGGACGCGGGCGCGGAGGCGCTCGTGGCGGGCTGCACGGAGGTCCCGCTCGTGCTGGCGCGGGGCGACCTGGCGGCCGCGGGGCTGGAGGTGCCGCTGGTGGCGTCGACGGACGCGCTCGTGGCGGCCGCCGTCGCTATCGGCACGGGCATCAGGCCCGTGCCCCCGCCCCTCCGCCCGGGCGCCTAG
- the phnC gene encoding phosphonate ABC transporter ATP-binding protein: protein MSFENVEVVYKTGLKALKGVTLEIPEGQFVVVVGLSGAGKSTLIRTVNSLVVPSSGRVVVGDVDVTRARGAALRAARSDIGMIFQTFNLVKRSSVIRNVLAGRLGDLPAWRGVASAFPRADRAYAHDCLERVGIPEKAYVRADALSGGQQQRVGIARALAQRPSVMLADEPVASLDPPTSHAVMRDLKRIAREDGITTVVNLHFIDMAREYADRIVGMRDGLVVFDGTPAEASDDAFEEIYGRPIDDKDLRGA from the coding sequence ATCAGCTTCGAAAACGTGGAGGTCGTCTACAAGACCGGCCTCAAGGCTCTCAAGGGCGTGACGCTAGAGATCCCAGAGGGCCAGTTCGTGGTCGTGGTCGGCCTGTCGGGTGCCGGGAAGTCGACCCTGATCCGCACCGTCAACAGCCTAGTCGTCCCCTCCAGCGGGCGCGTGGTGGTCGGTGACGTCGACGTGACGCGGGCGCGCGGCGCCGCCCTGCGCGCCGCCAGGTCCGACATCGGCATGATCTTCCAGACCTTCAACCTCGTCAAGCGTTCGAGCGTCATCCGCAACGTGCTGGCGGGCCGCCTCGGCGACCTACCGGCCTGGCGCGGCGTGGCCAGCGCCTTCCCGCGCGCCGACCGCGCCTACGCGCACGACTGCCTGGAGCGCGTGGGGATCCCGGAGAAGGCTTACGTCCGCGCCGACGCCCTGTCGGGCGGGCAGCAGCAGCGCGTCGGTATCGCCCGCGCCCTCGCCCAGCGCCCCTCGGTCATGCTGGCGGACGAGCCCGTCGCGAGCCTCGACCCGCCCACCTCGCACGCCGTCATGCGCGACCTCAAACGGATCGCGCGCGAGGACGGCATCACCACGGTTGTCAACCTTCACTTCATAGACATGGCGCGCGAGTACGCCGACCGCATCGTGGGGATGCGCGACGGACTGGTCGTGTTCGACGGCACGCCGGCCGAGGCGAGCGACGACGCCTTCGAGGAGATCTACGGTCGCCCCATCGACGACAAGGACCTGCGCGGTGCTTGA